TACGTTTaaattgggatcccggaggctattggaagagcaaacactggtggggattcgaagaggagttcaagcataagccaccctagcaaggactccaccaaatgtccaacttaaggacttaaactaaaagtgctaggtgggagacaccccaccatggtaaactctttccatactcttttaaTTTGGCTTAATAAGAGagttgagttaccattgtaggtaggtCTTCATTTCATAATTAGCTTGTTTGTGTACATTAGTTGCTAGCATATTAACATGTATGTGTGCTtagtagaaatagaataaatctcaaaaaccAACTTGCATTTTAAAAGTGTGTGATTTTGACTAAATAAGGAGTTGTAGGCACCATGGGGAGTCCTTGGAAAATTTAGAGCTTTTAggcaaataaaaataaaaaaaagggggtggacgcgcgcgcacgctgtacgcgcacgcgtccatgagcggatgcatcatcacccataatccagagagttgggccttTCCTAGGCCAGCGTTGTGCCTCAAGCCCAATTcactccacgcgtacgcgcactacGTGCGTCCGCGTCTATACAACTATAGAGaaaagcacgcgtacgcgcacctgccGCGTACGCGTCGAATTGCTGCTGCAAGATCTTGCGCCAAGCCCCAGAGAGTTAAGCCAGCTCTGGGCCATCCttaagcccctggcccaactcaactcgcgcggacgcgcacatgcCGCGTACGCGCAGACCTAAGTAGTGCAACCTCCAGGCCATTgaccagagagttaggcctcaTATGGGCCAACCTTAAGCCTCCAGCCCAACTCCTTGTACgtgtgcgcgcacggtacgcgcacgcgtcttTACCTACTTTGATCTTCCGCGCCTAAGcgcgctgtacgcgcacgcgtaggtccCTAGTTTCATCAatgcacgcggacgcgcaaggtgcgcgcccGCGTCGTTTCAAAATGATGATAACCTAATGCGCAACGAGCATTGCGCAGTCGCGCACTTCTTCCCCCCAACCATCCTCTTCCCCATTCCACCATCTTCTTCTCCTCCCTCACCGCAACCACCTTCATCACCGCCGACGGTTGCGCCGCCGCCACCGGCTACCCTCCCTctcatccttcttcttctccctgtcacCACCTCCCCCATCTCCGATTTCCCTCTTACTCCTCCATAACCGCCGCTGACAGCGCCGGCCACTGCCATCACACTGCCGGTTTCCCTCTCTCTCCTCACGCCCACTCCCAttcgctctctctctctcatccacTCGCCGCCACTCACTCTCTCCCTCTGCTCTCTTGCAAAACCGCCGCCGCTGCCATCTTCACCGCCACCGTCCACGGCGGCACCTCTCATTGATTCTGCCGCCCCTGCCCCAGTCCCATTTCCCCTTTCCATTCTCGGTTCTTCCTcgctcccaggttcctgctccaATTTCTATTCTCCTTAATTGTTCATTTCTGCTAATTACTGTAATTTTCTATTCGTTAGTCTGAATTCAAATGTTGTatgttaggattagttagaaatAATTGTGGTTAGGTAGCTAaggctggatagaggattctaggcctgataagtgctccgtttatgtttattttctgtttgtttgcTTGACTGATGTGTGCTAGTTTTAAGTTGCTCTATATGCAATCTGTGTTACTTGGATGCTATCTCGTTGCTACTGTGATTAATTGATACTGTTATGATGTTGTTTGTGCTATTTTGCTAcccgggaacgtccaattttaagccgagatgctgcccaattttcaagaaatttaatCTCATTTTGATCTTTATTACGAATTTGGGCTAATTCTCGTTTTTTTTCGACTTCCGGGATTTGCATTAAAGATTGTAAACATGATTTGTGTGCTTAAAAGGTGCATCTCTCATCATACTACTAATTTCCAATTCCACTTTTCCAAATCACTGACTTCTTTACTTACCAACTTCACTCTTACTTGCATTTTAACCCTTTTGACCATTCTTTTGAGTCATGATGATGAACATGCCTATTCCTTGAGAATTGTTCACATTGTTTGAAACATTGAATTCCTGGTTTACAGCTATGTTTTTTTGTCTTACCTGTTGTCCATGTTTCAAAGTTTTATTCACATCATGTTTGCTTGCCATCTATTTTACATCCTGAACATGTTTACTCACTTCGTGCTAAGTGCTTAATTGCCTATATTCTATtctatttttcaggatgtcggaaaaaaggaaaggaaaagcaTCATCTtccaaaaagagaaaaaaaaaacaccaaacCCCACTTTTGTTTCACTGCTTGCCTATGCTCAAAACCCTCTGAATGACATAGATAAAGCAAACCAACTACTACCGGCTCAGGATACGGTCAAATTTCCCAATCTCTATTGTGAACTCAGATTCCCAAGTTACAATTCAAAGAATCTGAATACTGAGAAGAAGCTGGTTATTCCATCAGATTTGACCGACATCATCCACCAGCGTATTGACCGGATGGGTTTGGCCTTCCTGGATAGGGAATTGAGCCGGGTGAACCAATCTTGGGTGCAGGAGTTCTACTGCAATTTCTTCCGCCACACCCTTGATTCGGTACTTGTTAGGGGGATTGAGGTACCCATCACAGAGCAGGCCATAGAGGATGCCCTTACTTGCCGGCCTAAGACCAGTGACACTGATGCCTTCATGCAGGCCGAGATAGACCTTCATTGCATGACTTTTGATTTTGAGGCATTGAGGGCAGTAGTAGCTACTCCGGATGCTCCTTGGGTTATGGATGCCGATAACACGGCACCCAAGGGGATGCACTTTAGTTATCTGAGTcgagaggccaagacttggcagcaGATCTTCGCTCATTACGTCATGCCTACGACTCACTTCACAGAGATCCCAGTTGCTATGTTGA
The genomic region above belongs to Arachis stenosperma cultivar V10309 chromosome 5, arast.V10309.gnm1.PFL2, whole genome shotgun sequence and contains:
- the LOC130981378 gene encoding glycine-rich cell wall structural protein 1.8-like, encoding MERGNGTGAGAAESMRGAAVDGGGEDGSGGGFAREQRERVSGGEWMRERERMGVGVRRERETGSVMAVAGAVSGGYGGVRGKSEMGEVVTGRRRRMRGRVAGGGGATVGGDEGGCGEGGEEDGGMGKRMVGGKKCATAQCSLRIRLSSF